From Cognatishimia activa, one genomic window encodes:
- a CDS encoding glycosyltransferase family 2 protein, protein MADSQSKLIISTMKDEGPYILEWLAHHRVLGFTDFLIYTNDCSDGTDLLLDRLQQTGAVTHVRNKVLRRGPHKSALKYAKEHELYQSADWVLVSDVDEFLNIKIGDGKVDDLIARFGDADAIPVAWRLFSNNGHADVYPGFCTTSFTDAEPASHESDTEGRFVKSLFKPNDAIEKLGLHGPVYDEDVASELKWGCVWREKDALSDPRRPTRDFGYEIAQMNHYAVRSVDAFLLKRARGRANHTKDTIGLDYWNRWCRGGESDSSVLSYADAVQREYEWLLKDPIVRHLHLGALEYQRQSLDAVLQQEDFRALRAELSGVVTALSAPTATSHQTKESETLKVKAPKRHQNRVRMLEQMPKGGRCAEIGVWNGGFSGVILDVTAPSELVLIDPWDLLSDQSSGEWTHKKHEDHSEMNRMYENVRSNYEHLPQISIRKGFSADVLSSFPDGYFDWIYIDGNHLYEFVRKDVELGFRKVKPGGIIAGDDFFWKRDGRMHVKEAVLDEMRAQGMSNRPTRIGQQFMITVQESVSSV, encoded by the coding sequence ATGGCAGACTCTCAGAGCAAACTTATCATTTCGACGATGAAAGATGAGGGGCCCTACATCCTAGAATGGCTCGCCCATCATCGAGTATTAGGGTTTACGGATTTTCTAATCTACACAAACGATTGCAGTGATGGCACAGACCTCCTGTTGGACCGGCTGCAACAGACCGGCGCCGTCACACATGTTCGCAACAAGGTTCTACGGCGCGGCCCTCATAAATCAGCTCTGAAATACGCGAAGGAACATGAGCTTTACCAATCTGCAGATTGGGTATTGGTCTCTGATGTCGATGAATTTCTGAATATCAAAATTGGCGATGGGAAGGTTGACGATCTCATCGCGCGCTTTGGTGATGCGGATGCAATTCCAGTGGCTTGGCGATTGTTTTCAAACAACGGTCATGCAGATGTTTACCCCGGATTTTGCACAACTTCATTTACCGATGCAGAACCTGCCAGCCATGAATCCGACACCGAAGGTCGTTTTGTAAAATCGCTTTTTAAACCCAACGATGCGATCGAAAAGCTGGGGCTCCACGGTCCGGTTTATGACGAAGATGTCGCCAGCGAATTGAAATGGGGCTGCGTATGGCGCGAAAAAGATGCGTTAAGCGACCCAAGGCGTCCGACGCGCGACTTTGGGTATGAAATTGCTCAAATGAACCACTACGCCGTTCGTTCCGTTGACGCATTTTTGCTAAAGCGTGCGCGGGGCCGTGCAAATCATACAAAAGATACTATCGGATTGGACTACTGGAATCGCTGGTGTCGCGGCGGCGAAAGTGACAGCTCAGTGCTTTCATACGCTGATGCCGTTCAAAGAGAATACGAGTGGTTGCTCAAAGATCCAATTGTCCGGCACTTGCACCTTGGAGCGCTGGAGTATCAGCGGCAAAGCCTGGATGCGGTGTTGCAGCAAGAAGACTTCCGAGCGCTCAGAGCCGAGCTGAGCGGCGTTGTAACTGCACTGTCAGCCCCGACTGCGACGAGCCATCAGACTAAAGAAAGCGAAACGCTAAAGGTCAAAGCTCCAAAGCGTCACCAAAACCGCGTTCGCATGCTAGAGCAAATGCCAAAGGGTGGTCGCTGTGCGGAAATCGGTGTCTGGAATGGTGGGTTTTCAGGTGTCATCCTAGATGTAACCGCTCCGAGCGAACTGGTTCTGATAGATCCGTGGGATCTGTTATCGGATCAAAGTTCTGGTGAATGGACACACAAAAAGCATGAGGATCATTCCGAAATGAACCGCATGTATGAAAATGTTCGGTCCAACTATGAGCATCTTCCGCAAATATCCATTCGCAAGGGTTTCTCCGCCGATGTTCTTTCTTCTTTCCCAGACGGTTACTTCGATTGGATCTACATCGATGGAAACCACTTGTATGAGTTTGTTCGCAAAGATGTCGAGCTCGGGTTTCGCAAAGTAAAACCGGGCGGCATCATCGCCGGTGATGATTTTTTCTGGAAGCGCGACGGGCGCATGCACGTCAAAGAAGCCGTGTTGGACGAGATGAGAGCCCAGGGGATGTCCAATAGGCCTACCCGAATTGGTCAACAGTTTATGATCACTGTGCAGGAAAGCGTGTCCAGTGTATGA
- a CDS encoding glycosyltransferase, producing the protein MASDGVIAMHDCVPMSYAAAERDWDKTKTRRWTGDVWKIIPILRTYRPDLDIRVLDLPPSGIVEIRNLQPGNTDLQTAYDEIVEKYVPITLEEFGLAELKNTLKLVQVEEIASFQDEPVAWEIPESPAAHSLKIAIKTPKARRTNPKKIVDHAFARSIADGFLQAGHSVRIDSGYDWYRDTQGTDFDLVLRGRGGYEPQPNIPHVVWAIYPGAKERHEITQEEVSAAAHCFFASELAYEEFSNKGNSNISVLLQGFDPRIMHLPEQDHRADTVFVGSNHFSNTDMRPIIQMSLDAQHNTKIWGRGWTAPEVEPMLQAKYIDNSNVGNLYRGAKIVLCDHMEPMRVGGYLSNRIFDALACGSAVISDHIAGLPDEFKQDVFLCQTSEDFSNAVQTIEAETEAEAAERKERVRSLLQKHSLFVRAKEISEKLLELKTQRA; encoded by the coding sequence ATGGCATCAGACGGCGTCATTGCGATGCATGACTGTGTGCCAATGAGTTACGCCGCTGCAGAACGCGATTGGGACAAAACGAAGACCCGCAGGTGGACCGGAGATGTTTGGAAGATTATTCCGATCCTACGAACTTACCGACCTGACCTGGACATTCGCGTTTTGGATCTGCCTCCGTCAGGCATCGTTGAGATCCGCAATCTTCAGCCCGGCAATACTGATTTGCAAACAGCCTATGACGAGATTGTGGAAAAATACGTTCCAATAACTCTTGAAGAGTTCGGGCTAGCAGAGTTGAAAAATACACTGAAGTTAGTTCAAGTCGAAGAGATAGCTAGCTTTCAAGACGAACCAGTCGCTTGGGAGATCCCGGAAAGCCCGGCGGCGCACTCATTAAAAATCGCAATCAAAACCCCAAAAGCGCGCAGAACCAACCCTAAGAAAATCGTGGATCATGCATTTGCACGTTCGATCGCTGACGGTTTCTTGCAAGCAGGGCATTCTGTCCGGATAGATTCAGGTTACGATTGGTATAGGGACACGCAGGGCACGGATTTCGATTTGGTCCTAAGAGGCCGTGGCGGCTATGAGCCACAACCAAATATCCCTCATGTGGTTTGGGCGATTTACCCGGGCGCAAAAGAGCGGCATGAAATCACGCAAGAAGAGGTTAGCGCCGCAGCCCATTGTTTCTTTGCGTCAGAGCTGGCTTATGAAGAGTTTTCCAATAAAGGAAACTCCAATATCTCGGTTCTCCTTCAAGGATTTGATCCGAGGATTATGCATCTGCCTGAACAAGACCACCGCGCCGATACTGTCTTTGTAGGCAGCAATCATTTTTCGAACACCGATATGCGTCCGATCATCCAGATGTCTCTTGATGCTCAGCACAACACAAAAATCTGGGGACGTGGCTGGACCGCCCCTGAAGTCGAACCCATGCTACAAGCCAAATATATTGACAACTCAAATGTCGGTAACTTGTATCGGGGCGCGAAAATCGTGCTGTGCGACCACATGGAACCCATGCGGGTTGGCGGCTATCTTTCAAACCGCATCTTTGACGCCTTGGCATGCGGTTCTGCGGTGATCAGCGATCATATTGCCGGGTTGCCCGACGAGTTTAAGCAGGATGTTTTCCTGTGCCAAACGTCTGAGGACTTCTCGAACGCTGTGCAAACCATCGAAGCGGAAACCGAAGCAGAAGCGGCTGAACGCAAGGAACGCGTTCGAAGCCTATTGCAGAAACACTCATTGTTTGTTCGCGCAAAAGAGATTTCAGAAAAACTCTTGGAACTCAAAACCCAAAGGGCGTGA